In Cynocephalus volans isolate mCynVol1 chromosome 3, mCynVol1.pri, whole genome shotgun sequence, one DNA window encodes the following:
- the TMEM270 gene encoding transmembrane protein 270, with protein MEAVPPVRSSLLGVLLQVARLSVLVVENRVHLYNFLLLKIILFNHWVSGLAQEARGSCNRQAPPVPGISACPLGQALRAGLALMRVPVWLVLRGPRLMWVGVLDCARGLGLALPRRSAWEWLGLCVAPWKDLLLSCLHSLMLLALLLLLLTWRLCQKAHHCSLGWLPRKNRMVLEFLVLLKRLYWWVESMAVLTSCHLAYLVTWTTCLASHLLQAAFEHTAQLAQAQEAESQESSGPLLESQIPEPLTPEAGPGLPEHGTPAE; from the exons ATGGAGGCTGTCCCTCCAGTCAGATCCAGTCTCTTGGGGGTTCTGCTGCAGGTGGCGAGGCTCTCAGTGCTG gTGGTCGAGAACCGAGTCCACCTCTACAATTTTCTGCTCCTCAAGATCATTCTCTTCAATCACTGGGTGTCTGGGCTGGCCCAGGAGGCCAGGGGCTCCTGCAACAGGCAGGCTCCCCCAGTCCCAGGCATCTCAGCCTGCCCCCTGGGCCAGGCTCTACGGGCGGGGTTGGCCCTGATGCGGGTCCCTGTGTGGCTGGTGTTGCGGGGACCCAGGCTGATGTGGGTAGGTGTGCTGGACTGTGCCCGGGGCTTGGGCCTGGCCCTGCCACGGCGAAGTGCCTGGGAATGGCTGGGCCTGTGTGTGGCCCCCTGGAAGGACCTGCTTCTGTCATGTCTGCACAGCCTAATGCTGTtggctttgctgctgctgctactgacCTGGAGGCTATGCCAGAAGGCCCACCATTGCAGCCTGGGCTGGCTGCCCAGGAAG AACCGCATGGTGCTGGAGTTCCTGGTGCTGCTGAAACGTCTGTACTGGTGGGTAGAGAGCATGGCCGTGCTCACCTCCTGTCACCTGGCCTATCTCGTCACCTGGACCACCTGCCTCGCCTCCCACCTGCTGCAGGCTGCCTTTGAGCACACGGCCCAGCTGGCCCAGGCCCAGGAGGCTGAATCCCAGGAGTCCTCAGGGCCCTTGTTGGAGTCCCAAATCCCTGAGCCCTTGACCCCCGAGGCTGGGCCAGGCCTGCCAGAACATGGAACCCCTGCAGAATAA